AGTGGTTGATGGAATTGCTGTTTTGGCTGTGGATCACGACAATGTTTATCTGGTTGATGAGTTCAAGTATGCTGTACAACGACGAAGTATAGAGGTCGTGTGTGGAGCGATTGATAAAGAAGATTTATTGCCAGTAGAGGCTGCAAAACGTGAGTTAAAAGAGGAGCTCGGTTTCAAAGCAGATCGGATTATTTCGATGGGAGTTATTGACCCGTTTACTTCTGTAATTGATTCTAAAGTACATCTATTTATCGCAATCGGATTAGAAGCAGGTACCCCCTGTTTCGATGCAGGGGAAGATATTGTTCCTGTATGTTATTCGATGAAGAAGGCCTTTGATATGGTGGATAATGGGACTATCACTCATGCTCCTACTATCCTTCTTTTACAAAAATATGAACGACTTAAAAAAGAGCTTAATTGTTTGTGATATAGCCAAAACGATTG
The Prolixibacteraceae bacterium DNA segment above includes these coding regions:
- a CDS encoding NUDIX hydrolase, producing the protein MTDKDKNQFSHKRNYNSRIVYENRWISVREDRFTTEDGLDMLFGITKVVDGIAVLAVDHDNVYLVDEFKYAVQRRSIEVVCGAIDKEDLLPVEAAKRELKEELGFKADRIISMGVIDPFTSVIDSKVHLFIAIGLEAGTPCFDAGEDIVPVCYSMKKAFDMVDNGTITHAPTILLLQKYERLKKELNCL